The following are from one region of the Advenella mimigardefordensis DPN7 genome:
- the soxC gene encoding sulfite dehydrogenase: protein MNENNASTLAAAEPADPAVSPATPLASETRAGRRHFLLHSSAVVTAVATAGMAREALAADVAKEVATDAVANLPPNIPKWTRSLGNPTASPYGKPSAFEKKAIRNMYPGLKEPMSAYSTSPLQELDGAITPNGLFYERHHAGVPQIDPAEHRLMLHGLVERPLVFTVDEIRQFPCVSPIYFLECSGNPSFLPPYGKTAAEVAGLVSCAQWTGVPLKTLLEHAGLKKEAKWIVAEGADGAAMTRSIPIEKCLDDVLVVYSQNGERLRPEQGYPIRLFVPGFEGNMSIKWLRRLHVTDQPGYTREETGKYTDLMADGRARKFSFVMECKSLITQPSGTHKLTRKGTHEIRGIAWSGHGKITAVDISTDGGNTWQPATLQEPVISKALTAFRFLFDWNGEEQVIMSRAVDETGYVQPTLDQLIKARGTMSFYHNNAVQPWKIATTGEVTNGRV from the coding sequence ATGAACGAAAACAATGCATCAACATTGGCCGCTGCCGAGCCGGCCGACCCGGCTGTGTCGCCGGCCACGCCTCTGGCCTCGGAAACACGGGCTGGTCGACGCCATTTTCTTCTGCACAGTAGTGCAGTTGTGACGGCAGTGGCTACGGCTGGCATGGCACGTGAAGCGCTGGCGGCAGATGTTGCGAAAGAGGTCGCAACCGATGCTGTGGCGAACCTGCCACCCAATATTCCCAAGTGGACCCGTTCCCTGGGTAACCCAACGGCAAGCCCTTATGGCAAGCCATCTGCCTTTGAGAAAAAGGCGATCAGAAACATGTACCCCGGCCTTAAAGAGCCGATGTCTGCCTATAGCACCTCGCCTCTGCAGGAACTCGATGGCGCGATTACACCTAACGGTCTGTTTTATGAGAGACATCATGCTGGCGTGCCGCAAATCGATCCTGCTGAACATCGTTTGATGTTGCACGGACTGGTAGAGCGACCCCTGGTGTTCACGGTGGATGAGATCAGGCAGTTCCCCTGTGTGTCTCCCATTTATTTTCTGGAGTGTTCCGGCAATCCATCCTTTTTGCCACCTTATGGGAAAACGGCGGCCGAGGTCGCGGGCCTGGTCAGTTGCGCGCAATGGACAGGGGTACCCCTGAAAACCCTGCTGGAACATGCGGGCTTGAAAAAAGAAGCGAAATGGATTGTCGCCGAGGGGGCGGATGGTGCGGCCATGACGCGCAGTATTCCAATTGAAAAGTGTCTTGACGATGTCCTGGTGGTGTATAGCCAGAATGGCGAACGGTTACGACCAGAACAGGGGTACCCGATCCGGCTGTTTGTTCCCGGGTTTGAAGGCAATATGAGCATCAAATGGTTGCGCCGGCTGCATGTGACCGATCAGCCGGGTTATACCAGAGAGGAGACCGGTAAATATACAGACCTGATGGCCGATGGACGTGCGCGCAAATTTTCATTTGTGATGGAGTGCAAGTCCCTGATTACTCAGCCATCGGGCACGCATAAGCTCACGCGTAAGGGTACGCACGAAATCCGCGGTATTGCCTGGAGCGGGCATGGAAAAATCACGGCTGTTGATATTTCAACGGACGGTGGCAATACCTGGCAACCAGCCACATTGCAGGAACCCGTTATTAGCAAAGCCCTGACGGCATTCCGCTTCTTGTTTGACTGGAATGGCGAAGAACAGGTCATTATGAGCCGCGCTGTTGATGAAACCGGTTATGTACAGCCAACGCTGGATCAACTGATTAAAGCTCGTGGCACCATGTCCTTTTATCATAATAATGCGGTCCAGCCATGGAAGATCGCTACAACCGGAGAGGTCACCAATGGACGCGTTTAA
- a CDS encoding TetR/AcrR family transcriptional regulator, with translation MATPQAIATDSSGQTLQQRILKTAAQLFATHGFHAVGMQALCDALQISRGAFYHHFRSKDDVLDDICTRYMTELVHKGLQTLRDESDPERCLQRLGQDLLEVIATNLPELTVCFREIQSLGIERRQKVIALHRKYESLWKETVERGAQTGVLLPYSRTRMKAVLGMYYYSYLWLNPARADELAGAIESFNDITLKGLRK, from the coding sequence ATGGCCACACCCCAAGCCATCGCCACGGATTCATCCGGGCAAACCCTGCAACAGCGCATCCTGAAAACGGCAGCGCAACTTTTCGCCACCCACGGTTTCCATGCGGTTGGCATGCAGGCATTGTGCGACGCGCTGCAAATCAGTCGCGGCGCCTTCTATCATCATTTCCGTAGCAAAGACGACGTTCTGGACGATATCTGCACTCGCTATATGACAGAGTTGGTGCACAAGGGTCTGCAAACTTTAAGGGATGAGAGCGATCCGGAGCGCTGTCTGCAACGGCTTGGGCAGGATCTGCTGGAGGTGATTGCAACAAACCTTCCTGAGCTGACCGTATGCTTTCGCGAAATTCAGAGCCTGGGCATTGAGCGTCGTCAGAAAGTCATCGCCCTGCACCGTAAGTACGAATCGCTCTGGAAAGAAACGGTCGAGCGCGGTGCGCAGACCGGGGTGCTGCTACCCTATTCACGCACGCGCATGAAAGCGGTACTGGGCATGTATTATTACAGCTATCTGTGGCTCAATCCCGCCCGCGCCGACGAGTTGGCAGGGGCTATTGAATCCTTCAATGACATCACCTTAAAAGGCCTGCGAAAATAA